The Cinclus cinclus chromosome 5, bCinCin1.1, whole genome shotgun sequence genome segment ccaaaCCTCAGTAAATTTTCTGCCTGCTGGGCAGGATGGCTTCCTtgatgaaggagaaaatcaGGAGAATTCCAGAAcgtttccctcttttccccttggTGAAATAATTGGAGACGACGTCgtctgaggagaaaaaacaacaaaaacaaaaacaaaaaaaaaaaaagggaatgggaatcaaaattccagagggaatggaaaaggggagattgggttgggattttggggaaggaattcctggctggaatggaattcccagacaagatgtggctgctcctggattaCTGGGAGCGGTCAAGGAAAGGGTGGATCCAGTTGGGAATGGGGGAttggatttctgggattttccaAAGGGTCTgagcatcccaaaatcccaaatttctgggACTCTTTGAGCCTTTGGGATCTCAAAATTTCAGGCACATCCTGCCCCTTGGTAACCcctgaaaatcccaaatctctGGGACATTCTGAGCCATTGGAGACTcctgaaaatcccaaatttctggAGCTTTGAGACCCCAAATCTTTGGGATTCCCTGAGCCTTTGTTGACCCCAAGAATCCCAAATTTCTGGAATAATCTCCAAAGCCTCAGGAATCACCAGAAATCCTCAATTTCTGAGGCTTTGCGAACCGCAGAAAATCGTAAATTTTTGGGACGTTCTTCACAGGATGAGAACCAGATAAACTTTCAATCTTTTCCCagccattcccaatcccattcccaatcccattcccaatcccaatcccatcccattcccaatcccatcccaatcccaatcccattcccaatccaaatccaatcccaatcccattcccaatcccaatccaatcccaatcccaatccccatcccattcccaatcccaatcccatcccaatcccattcccattcccaatcccaatcccatcccattcccaatcccaatcccaatcccatcccaatcccatcccaatcccatcccaatcccaatcccaatcccagcccattcccaatcccaatcccattcccaatcccaatcccagcccattcccaatcccaatcccatcccaatcccattcccaatcccatcccaatcccaatcccaatcccaatcccaatcccatcccaatcccattcccaatcccaatcccgaaccgaatcccatcccaatcccaatcccatcccattcccaatcccatcccaatcccaaccccaatcccattcccaatcccatcccaatcccaatcccaatcccatcccattcccattccccatcccaatccccatcccaatcccaatcccatcccattcccaatcccaatcccaatcccaatcccaatcccatcccattcccaatcccaatccccatcccaatccccatcccaatccccatcccaatccccatcccaatccccatcccaatccccatcccaatccccatcccaatccccatcccaatccccatcccaatccccatcccaatcccaattccaatcccatcccaatcccattcccaatcccaatcccatcccaatcccattcccaatcccaatcccatcccattcccaatcccattcccaatcccaatcccaattaTCCATGGACAATTGGATATTGGATCCATTCGTGGATCCATGGATTGATTCCTGAAGGATTCCCAATACCCAAACTCCATTTTAAACCCATTAAATCCAGAACCTCCCTGTGGGATCACacccattcctgttcccattgGGAATTGGGGCCGTGGCTGGATTTGGTccctccaggctgctcccattccctgttcccattccccgttcccattccctgttcctcgttcccattcccatccccatccccattcccatttccccattccccattcccatccccatttcccattcccatcccccatcccctgtccccattcccattcccatcccccattcccatcccccattcccatccccaccccgcattccccattcccatccccatccccattcccatccccatcctcattcccattcccaatcccaatcccgaaccgaatcccatcccaatcccaaccccaatcccattcccattcccaatcccatcccaatcccaatcccaatcccatcccaatcccaatcccaatcctaTCCctatcccaatcccaatcccaatcccatcccattcccaatcccaatccccatcccaatcccaatcccatcccattcccaatcccaatcccatcccattcccaatccccatcccaatcccaatcccaatccccatcccaatcccaatcccaatcccaatcccatcccattcccaaatcccatcccaatcccaatcccattcccacctcCTGGCTGCACTGTACATGGCAGGACGTTCTCCCCGGCCGAGAGCGACACGAAGAAGGCGAAGGGAATCAACCACAGGCAGAACGTGAAATAAGCCAGGACCTttagaattcccaaaattccaaaaaaaaaaaaaaaaaattccaaaatttccaAGAcggaaattcccaaaattcctgcttAGAAATGTTAAAATTCCAGCCTGGAAATCATTAAATTTCCAtccaaaattaataaaaaataataataataataaaaaaattctcctcGAGTTGTTCCTCAGTTcctcctggttttgtttttttgttttgttttgttttgttttttccttcttttaattcccagattttaattaaattaattaaggGATTAACAAATAaggagttggggttttttttaattaattaattaattaattaagggATTCCTTAAATGGAAtcatcctggaaaaaaatgaattaaattctTTGCACTTTTCCCAAGGAATTCAAGATCAGCTGAGCCACATCCTCTTATTCCCAATCCAGGattaaaccccaaaaaactgcatgaaaaaaaaaaattggatttttcctcaattttttaaggaattttggTGTCCAAGGAGCCTCCCTGGgtaatgagaattttttttgtcatgaaattaagagcagaaaaaatgaggaatggcaattcccagagggaaaagatttggggggaaaaaaacaatggaatttaaattatattatttcctatttttcctctttttgttttttagcaTTTTAGGAATAAATTGGAATTGATGTTTTACATTCTTAGAATTTCCtaggaaaatcccaaacctaCAATTTTAGAAGTTCAGGAAACTCCCcaccaaccccccccaaaaaataaaataaataaaatgaaataaaaataaaataaaatgaaatgaaatgaaataaaataaaataaattgaaataaaataaaatgaaataaaataaaataaaataaaataaaataaaatgaaataaaataaattgaaataaaataaaataaaatgaaatttaataaaatgaaataagataaaataaattgaaataaaattaaattaaattaaataaaatgaattaaaataaaataaaataaaataaaataaaataaattgaaataaaataaaaaaataaaataaattaaaatagaataaaataaaataaaataaaataaaataaaataaaataaaaataaaataaaatgaaatgaaatgaaataaaataaaataaattgaaataaaataaaatgaaataaaataaaataaaataaaatagaataaaagaaaattaaataaaataaattaaaataaaataaaataaaataaaataaaataaaataaaataaaacaaaatgaaataaaataaaatgaaataaaataaaataaaataaaataaaataaaataaaataaaagcaaggagagaataataaataaaaaatccagggatatttttatttaattttggtagaaataaatgtaaaaaaaaagggaaaaatccgAGGATTTTATTTCCTAAAGGATCTCACctcagagaagaggaaaaattccTCAGCAAAGTATTGGAAGGCCAGGTAGTGATTGACAAcgagcagcactggcaggaaaaacaaaataaaataaaataaaataaaataaaacaaaagaaaaggaaaggaaagaaaagaaaagaaaaacaacaacatgGGGAAAACAACGGGATCAGAACAGGCCAGAGGGAAAATCCCAACATTTGGGGCATTTTCTGAGCTTTGGGAAATCCCAAAGATCCCAAAATTTCTGAGATTTTCTGAGTTTTGGGAAGCCCCAGAtatcccaaaatttgggggattttctgAGCATTGGGAAACCcgaaatatcccaaaatttgggggattttttgaggtttGGGAAGCctcaaatatcccaaaattttggggattttttgagatttGGGAAGCCCCAGGAATCCCaaaatttctgggattttctgAGTTTTGGGAAGCCcgaaatatcccaaaatttgggggaatttctgAGTTTTTGGGGTTCCAaatctttgggattttttgagttttgggaagccccaaatatcccaaaatttctgggaattttttgagTTTTGGGAAGTCCTAAAGATCGCaaatttctgatattttctgagttttggaaagccccaaatatcccaaaaactGGGGGATTTTCTGAGGTTTGGGAagccccaaatatcccaaaatttctgagattttctgagttttgggaaatcccaggaaacccaaaatttctgggattttctgAGTTTTGGGAAGCCCCAAAGAtcccaaaattttgggaatttttttgattTTCTGGAAGcaccaaatatcccaaaattttgggaattttttgagtTTTGGGAAGTCCTAAAGATCCCAAATTTCTGAGATTTTCTGAGTTTTGGGAAATCCCAGGAAACCCaaaatttctgggattttctgAGTTTTGAGAAGTCCCAAGAATCCCaaaatttctgggattttctgAGTTTTGGGAAATCCCAAGaatcccaaaattttggggattttctgaGTTTTGGGAAATCGcaggaatcccaaaattctgggGCACTCAGGAACCCCCAATCCCTGGAATTctctggattttttgggatttcagctcactcccaacccaaaccagtctggaattCCACGAGCTTGGAACAAAGGGTGATCAGGAagcccagaattcccagaaaatcccagaattcccaggaaatcccagaattcccggaaaatcccagcattcccagctcccagccacaTCATTCCCAAAGATCAAAGTCCTTTCTGGCACtggcagaattcccaaatttttaaCCCTACCTGGGAATAGGGAATGAGGctcctcccctttccctgcagcccttcccacttttttccccattcctggaattCTCCAAGGAATCCCAAATTTCTGGGATTCTCCAAAACCCCAGGAATCCCAAATTTCTGGGAAAATCAGGAACCCCCAAACCCTGGAATCCCTGAACTTTTGAATCAcccacaaatcccaaatttctgggATTCTCCAAAGCCCCAGGAATCCCAAATTTCTGGGACAATCAGGAACCCCCAAACCCTGGAATCCCTGAACTTTTGAATCAcccacaaatcccaaatttctgggATTCTCCAAAGGCTCAGGGATCCCAAATTTCTGGGACATTCTGACCCCTTGGAGAGCCCCAGGAATCCCAAATTTCTGGGATTCTCCAAAGCCCCAGGAATCCCAAATTTCTGGGACAATCAGGAACCCCCAAACCCTGGAATCCCTGAACTTTTGAATCAcccacaaatcccaaatttctggCACGCTCCAAGCCCTGAGTAAACCCCAAATTCCTGGAGCATTCCGAGGCTTTTTGGGGCACTCAGGAAtctccaaaaattcccccaaaaaattcccccaaattcctcaTTACAGACGGATTTGAGCCCTGACCACAGGACAGGATGAAGTTGGAGGAGGTGAGCACGATGAAAGGAAAAGTCTGGAGCAATCCGAAGTACACGAGGTTGGTGAAGAGCCCCATTCCCACCAGGAACGCCGGGAATTGCTCAAACAGGTACAGCCCCACCAGCACCGCcgaggaaaactgggaaaaaaataaagaaagaaagaaagaaagaaagaaagaaagaaagaaagaaagaaatatggaATTCCAAGTGAAATTTCACCCACAGTGGGATGGAATCAACAACTCCCATCCCATTTTCTTGGCAGTTTGTAAAAATTTTTAcgttgattttttttgtttgtttgttttgttttgttttttgttttgttttttgtcccccccatcccccagATTTGGATGGGATTCCtggtggaattcccagctggaattgcCAGGACTCACCCAGATCATGTATTTGATGATCCTCCTGGTGACCACGGTGTACTCCTCGATCAGCTCCGCCAGGTAGTACAGCCCGGCCGCTGTGGGGACAGCGCGGGGACACCGATGGCACCGATGGCACCGCTGGCACCTCGGGGGTGTCACCACCCCAcacaggggctggggacactcagggattCCCAAACTGGGAAGGGGATGTGGGAGAactcagggacagacagggttgGGGATGCTCTGAGAAtttggggacactcagggatcCCAAATCTTGGGGACACTTCAAGGGtttggggacactcagggatcCCAAATCTTGGGGACACTCAGAGGGTTTGGGGACACTCGgggatcccaaatcctggggacacttcaagggtttggggacactcagggatcccaaatcctggggacacttcaagggtttggggacactcagggaccCCCAAATCTTGGGGACATTCTGAGGGtttggggacactcagggatcCCAAATCTTGGGGACACTTCAAGGGtttggggacactcagggaccCCCAAATCTTGGGGACACTTCAAGGGTTTGGGGACACTCAGGTATCCCAAATCTTGGGGACACTTCAAGGGTTTGGGGACACTCGGGGATCCCAAATATTGGGGACACTCTGAGGGTTTGGGGACACTCGgggatcccaaatcctgggGACATTCTGAGGGTCTGGGGACACCCAGAGACCCCCAAATCTTGGGGACACTCTGAGGGCTCGAGGACACCCAGAAAGCCCCAAATCTTGGGGACACTTCAAGGGTTTGGGGACACTCGgggatcccaaatcctgggGACATTCTGAGGGTCTGGGGACACCCAGAGACCCCTAAATCTTGAGGACACTCTGAGGGTTTGGGGACACCCAGAGACCCCCAAATCTTGAGGACATTCTGAGGGTTTGGGGACACCCAGAGCCCCCCAAACCCCTGAGGACGCCCCGGAACTCTCCCTTCCCCTCAGCCCTTCCCgccctttcccccctccctcccctccccctctcTATCGCGACAGGCCCGGAGCGGGCCCAACCCCATCGCTCTCATGCCGGGGCGCTCTCACCGATGGCCAGGGTGACAAAGGCCACCTGCACGAGCAGGGACAGCCAGCTGAGCACGTACATGAACCACatggcggggccggggccgctcccgggGCCGTTCCCGGGGGCCGCTCCCGctccgggcccggcgccgctCCCGGCAGCGCGCGCCGCCGGAACCAGCGAGACGCGGGGCTCGCCCGTGACAGCGCCCCCTGGCGGTTCGGAGGACTCTCGGCACGGAGCGCAgagggcggagaaaggcggggagggggaaccccaaaaatgttTGGGGTGGGGAAGGCGGGGGGGACACACACCCTAAAAGTGTTTTTGGGAGATCGGAGATGGGAGGAGAGAGTCCCTAAAGTCTGCAGGATCGGTGGGAATAGATAGGGAAACCCCCCGGAATTATGAgggaaaattctgaaattctacaaggaacccccccaaaatgtccagggagggaccccaaaacacggggggaccccaaaatgtacagggaccccaaaatgtacagggaccccaaaacacgggggaccccaaaatgtacagggaccccaaaatgtacagggaccccaaaacacgggggaccccaaaatgtacagggaccccaaaaatgtccAGGGACCTCAAAACacggggggaccccaaaatgtTTAGGGACCCCAAAATAtacagggaccccaaaatgtACAAGGACCCCAAAACACGAGGGGATCCCAAAATGtacagggaccccaaaacacgggggcaccccaaaatgtacggggaccccaaaaatgtccAGGGACCTCAAAACacggggggaccccaaaatgtttagggaccccccaaaatgtacagggacccccccaaaatgtccagggatcCCCAAAAGTACGGGGACCCTAAAGGGTACCAGGAACCCCAAAACCCTACAGAGACCCCAaactgcacagggacccccaaaaccgTGTAGGGACCCCCTAAAAAACTATTTAGGGTCCCCAAAATCCacactgggatgtactgggagggttttggggtgctggttTTGGGGTCCTGGAGGTTCATTTTGAGGTCTCGTTTTAGGGTTcctggggggttttttggggtgctgggggctgatttttggggttcggGGCGGTTTCATTTTGGGGTGCTGGTCTTAGGGGTCACGGGGGGCTCATTTTGGGGTAGTgctgggtgattttggggtgctggATGTTTAATTTTGGGGTCCTGAGCTCATTTTAGGGCTTCTGGGGGGGGCTCATTTTGGGGTGCGGGGGTTGTTTTTGGGGGTGCTCATTTTGGGGTTACTGTGGGGCTCATTTTGGGGTTACTGTGGggttcatttcatttttgggaTGTTGGGGTGCTCCTTTTGGGGGTACAAGGGGCTCATTTTTGGGGGCGCTTGGCGTTTATTCTTAGGGTCTCATTTTAGGGTGGTGTGGGTTCCTTTTGGGGGTACCGGGGGTTGATTTTGGGGTGCTGAAAGTCTCATTTTGGGGGTACTCGGGGGTTCATTTTTTGGGGTTATGGGGGTGCAGAAAAAGCGGGTAACGAAAGAGGGGGACAAAGTGTCCCCGAACCCCTCCCCGAGAACGGAGGGGACAAAGGGGGGGGACAAAGGGGGGGACAAAGGGGGGGACAAAGGGGGGGACAAAGGTGGGGACAAAGTGTCGGGCGGGCGATAACGCGGGATGGCACCGTGTGacagggggtgacagggggtgaCAGGGGTGACAGGGGTGACGGGGGGTGACGGGGGGTGACGGGGTGTGACAGGGGTGACAGGGGTGACAGGGGTGACAGGGGGTGACGGGGGGTGACGGGGTGTGacagggggtgacagggggtgaCAGGGGTGACAGGGGTGACAGGGGTGACAGGGGGTGACGGGGGGTGACGGGGTGTGACAGGGGTGACAGGGGTGACAGGGGTGACAGGGGGTGACGGgggggtgacagggggtgaCGGGGGGGTGACAGGGGGGGTGACAGGAGTGACAGGAGTGACGGGGGGGTGACGGgggggtgacagggggtgacagggggtgaCAGGGAGTGCGGCCCGCAGGGAGTGCGGCCCGACCACCCCAGCCCGACCCAGAGAGAGCCGCGGGCAGCGGGAAATGGGGGAgaatgggatggggaatggggacagggaatggggacagggaatggggaatggggacagggaatggggaatgggaatggggacagggaatagggacagggaatggggaataggaatggggacagggaatggggaatggggacagggaatggggaatgggaatggggaatgggaatggggaatggggacagggaatggggaatggggacagggaatggggaatgggaatggggacagggaatagggacagggaatggggaatggggacagggaatggggaatgggaatggggacagggaatagggacagggaatggggaatggggacagggacagggagcgcCTCCTGCTCCTTTTCTCCACTCTCTGCGCTACCTGGGAGGTTCCGAGACCCTTTCCCGACCCATCCCGATCCATCCcgaaaaacccccaaaactccaAACACCACAggaaccccaaaaaatccaaacaccacatgaaccccaaaacccccaaaaccccaaacatcaCAGGAACTCCAAACATcctaaaaccccaaacacccaaaaaccccaaacaccacAGGAACCCCAAACAGCACAGGACCCCCAagcaccccaaaaacccaacaaccccAAACACCATAGGAACCCCAAACACCACAGGAACCCCAAACATcctaaaaccccaaacaccacaggaacccccaaaaccccaaaccccccaaacagGGCTCTCCTCCCATCCCACACCCCTCCCTgtcacccccaaatccccaattaGGGCATTTAGGACCTTCTGGCTTCTCCCACCATTCCGAGCTATTTTTagatctatttttttccctttttttttttttttgtaggattttttttct includes the following:
- the TEX261 gene encoding protein TEX261; its protein translation is MWFMYVLSWLSLLVQVAFVTLAIAAGLYYLAELIEEYTVVTRRIIKYMIWFSSAVLVGLYLFEQFPAFLVGMGLFTNLVYFGLLQTFPFIVLTSSNFILSCVLLVVNHYLAFQYFAEEFFLFSEVLAYFTFCLWLIPFAFFVSLSAGENVLPCTVQPGDDVVSNYFTKGKRGKRSGILLIFSFIKEAILPSRQKIY